Proteins from one Ornithobacterium rhinotracheale genomic window:
- a CDS encoding DUF3853 family protein gives MINPNTPIWQLTVGEFLELQKKYNSIQKYEYGIKGLAKILGCSRSKAQELKQSGIFDKAIYQNGKTIIVDRDKVLSILNETK, from the coding sequence ATGATTAATCCAAACACACCAATATGGCAACTCACAGTAGGAGAGTTTTTAGAATTACAGAAAAAATACAATTCTATTCAAAAATACGAGTATGGCATTAAAGGATTGGCTAAAATTTTAGGATGTTCACGCTCGAAGGCGCAAGAATTAAAACAATCAGGAATTTTTGATAAGGCTATTTATCAAAATGGAAAAACTATTATCGTTGATAGAGATAAGGTTTTATCCATTCTTAATGAAACAAAATAA
- a CDS encoding KilA-N domain-containing protein yields MIQLFNYEGNNITFRGENDEVFVNATEMAKPFRKQPIFWLKNQNTQEFLTALSKLRILSLTDLVIVSRGGNDSGTWFHEDVALEFARWLSPAFAIWCNDRIKEIIKFGFSATPEKLEELVVNPEMVIELASALKKVREEKAMLEKKLNENPIRFLSNHLQKKENTLSAKAVALYSLLTELSRDKKHFECSDVYASKKLKISRKTIRVAREELQNAKLLDFSKDIGMPIKYHLNSF; encoded by the coding sequence ATGATTCAGCTGTTTAATTACGAAGGAAACAATATAACCTTTCGTGGCGAAAACGATGAAGTTTTTGTAAACGCCACCGAAATGGCTAAGCCTTTTAGAAAACAGCCAATATTTTGGCTGAAAAATCAGAATACTCAGGAGTTTCTGACAGCTCTTTCCAAACTTAGAATTCTAAGTTTGACTGATTTAGTGATAGTTAGCCGTGGCGGAAATGATTCGGGAACTTGGTTTCACGAAGATGTGGCATTGGAGTTTGCTCGTTGGCTTAGTCCTGCGTTTGCTATTTGGTGCAACGATAGAATTAAGGAAATCATCAAATTTGGTTTTTCTGCTACGCCTGAAAAGTTAGAAGAACTGGTTGTAAATCCTGAAATGGTAATCGAGTTAGCCTCTGCACTCAAAAAAGTAAGAGAAGAAAAGGCAATGCTGGAAAAGAAACTCAACGAAAACCCTATCCGTTTTTTAAGCAATCATTTGCAGAAAAAGGAAAACACTTTGTCGGCAAAAGCAGTCGCCCTTTATTCGCTTTTGACTGAACTTTCAAGAGATAAAAAACATTTTGAGTGCTCTGATGTTTACGCTAGTAAGAAATTAAAAATTTCTCGCAAAACTATTAGAGTTGCTCGAGAAGAATTGCAAAATGCAAAGCTCCTCGATTTTTCAAAAGACATTGGAATGCCTATTAAATACCATTTAAATTCTTTTTAA
- a CDS encoding DUF3853 family protein, whose amino-acid sequence MNDLYQTPITDLSVGELIDIINQKKVTPTPPKIEKKYVYGLKGLADLLGCSKTHAFKLKQSGIFDKAIIQNGKKIIVDAELALKLFKVNYD is encoded by the coding sequence ATGAATGATTTATATCAAACACCTATCACTGATTTATCTGTAGGTGAATTGATTGATATTATCAATCAAAAGAAAGTAACACCTACTCCCCCTAAAATAGAGAAAAAATATGTTTATGGGCTGAAAGGTTTAGCTGATTTATTAGGTTGTTCCAAAACACATGCTTTCAAATTAAAACAATCAGGAATTTTTGACAAGGCTATTATTCAAAATGGTAAAAAAATTATTGTAGATGCTGAACTAGCCTTAAAATTATTTAAAGTTAATTATGATTAA
- a CDS encoding helix-turn-helix domain-containing protein, which yields MDKSLLINKIIKELNFNSDAEFARFLGISPQNLSKWKMRGTFDAELIYTKCPQLNPEWLLTGNGSMLKENVPTINKKVKNKDGFMGNSINGNISITHNDLEKILELHKSSQDIQNELNERLKSSQNQIDTLLEILKNK from the coding sequence ATGGATAAGTCTCTGTTAATTAATAAGATAATAAAAGAGTTGAATTTTAATTCTGATGCAGAATTTGCTAGGTTTTTAGGCATAAGTCCACAAAATTTATCTAAATGGAAGATGAGAGGAACATTTGACGCAGAATTAATATATACTAAATGTCCACAATTAAACCCTGAGTGGCTACTTACAGGCAACGGCAGTATGCTCAAAGAGAATGTACCCACTATAAATAAAAAAGTAAAAAATAAGGATGGTTTTATGGGTAATAGCATTAATGGCAACATCTCAATCACTCACAATGATTTAGAAAAAATATTGGAGTTGCATAAATCTTCCCAAGATATTCAAAATGAACTTAACGAGCGTTTAAAATCAAGTCAAAATCAAATAGATACATTATTAGAAATTTTAAAAAATAAATAA
- a CDS encoding transcriptional regulator translates to MNYLDLIHKFWKLNAESNLNSSVVVLYLYLLEEWHNKNEKDFELSDVEISNALKLSRVTIRQAKGLLRNLGLINYQIKQGFPTFYKIITDYSLNRKELDTEAEKKLKPTPKPLNAQEKNEPSKITKDKPTLSEFLAYAKTLEGYSPDMDIALKNKYATWQENNWINGYDRPITNWKQTLRNSLPFLQKKSNDIFTIPKINRPKSTYNE, encoded by the coding sequence ATGAATTACCTTGATTTGATACATAAGTTTTGGAAACTCAATGCAGAGAGTAATCTTAATAGTTCTGTTGTGGTGCTTTATCTATATCTTTTAGAAGAATGGCACAACAAGAACGAAAAGGATTTTGAGTTATCAGATGTTGAGATTTCTAATGCTTTAAAACTTTCTCGCGTGACGATAAGACAAGCTAAGGGCTTGTTGAGAAACTTAGGGCTAATTAATTATCAAATCAAGCAAGGCTTTCCTACTTTTTACAAAATAATAACCGATTATTCACTTAATAGAAAAGAGTTAGATACTGAAGCAGAAAAGAAACTAAAGCCTACTCCAAAGCCACTAAATGCACAAGAGAAAAATGAACCTTCAAAAATAACCAAGGATAAACCTACGCTCAGTGAGTTTTTAGCTTATGCTAAAACGCTCGAAGGCTATTCGCCTGATATGGATATTGCTTTGAAAAATAAGTATGCTACTTGGCAGGAAAACAACTGGATTAATGGATATGATAGACCGATAACTAATTGGAAACAAACCCTTAGAAATTCATTGCCGTTCTTGCAAAAAAAATCAAACGACATTTTTACTATACCTAAAATAAATCGCCCTAAAAGCACATACAATGAATAA
- a CDS encoding replicative DNA helicase → MNNAPEIETKVLSSIINFPYLFTKHKSKLSLDLFTKHEHRQLFTIINDLWENNVSFDIVVIENEVRKTNNKLLLNLTIDLISAFSSATSFEHSLMILVDLSAKRDFVNKFSRLLQLAQNPAEDIFHIRDLAFEYFDDLFLNNFIDRNKESQKFSYLVEKVQERFENIQSNSITGIQSSLSIINKALGGWQNSDLTIVAGRPGMGKTAFLVQQAVDVVRQGKSVGIFSLEMSAEQITGRIVTNYTQIPNSSILRKGLKADEYQKFFALKPELLNLKVHIDDTPSISIQDMRMKAKMMKLRDNIDILFVDYLQLVTHEKSNNREQEISTISRGLKAIAKELDIPVIALSQLSRNVEKRPDKRPLLSDLRDSGAIEQDADEVIFLYRPEYYGVDFWGEEYDLEPTHNQVELIIQKNRHGGILAERYGVDFPTSRFYPANQ, encoded by the coding sequence ATGAATAATGCACCAGAAATAGAAACAAAGGTTTTATCATCGATAATTAATTTTCCTTACTTATTTACCAAACACAAGAGTAAACTAAGCCTCGACTTATTTACCAAACACGAACATAGACAATTATTTACTATCATCAATGATTTATGGGAAAACAATGTGTCTTTTGATATTGTAGTTATTGAAAATGAAGTTAGAAAAACAAATAATAAATTACTCCTTAATCTAACTATTGATTTAATCTCTGCTTTTTCTTCTGCAACATCTTTTGAGCATTCGCTGATGATACTGGTAGACCTTTCAGCAAAAAGAGACTTTGTAAATAAATTCTCGAGATTGCTCCAGTTAGCGCAAAATCCAGCCGAGGATATATTTCATATAAGAGATTTAGCTTTTGAATACTTTGATGATTTGTTCTTAAACAATTTTATTGATAGAAATAAAGAAAGTCAAAAATTTAGCTATCTAGTAGAAAAAGTACAAGAAAGATTTGAAAACATTCAATCAAATAGTATTACTGGCATACAAAGTTCTCTAAGCATAATTAATAAAGCATTAGGAGGTTGGCAAAATTCAGATTTAACCATTGTTGCTGGACGACCAGGGATGGGAAAAACCGCATTCCTTGTTCAGCAAGCCGTTGATGTTGTAAGGCAAGGTAAGAGTGTTGGCATTTTCTCACTAGAAATGTCAGCCGAACAAATTACAGGAAGAATTGTAACCAATTATACTCAAATACCCAATTCATCTATTTTAAGAAAAGGCTTAAAGGCTGATGAGTATCAAAAGTTTTTTGCCTTAAAACCTGAACTTTTAAATTTAAAAGTTCACATAGATGACACTCCTTCAATCTCTATTCAGGACATGCGTATGAAAGCCAAAATGATGAAATTGAGAGACAACATTGACATATTATTTGTTGATTATTTACAGTTAGTTACACACGAAAAATCCAACAATAGGGAACAGGAAATTTCGACTATTTCACGAGGGCTAAAAGCAATCGCTAAAGAATTAGATATCCCAGTAATTGCTCTCTCTCAGCTCTCTCGCAATGTTGAAAAAAGACCAGACAAAAGACCATTACTTTCTGATCTAAGAGATTCAGGAGCCATTGAGCAAGACGCAGATGAAGTAATTTTTCTTTACCGCCCAGAATATTATGGCGTTGATTTTTGGGGAGAAGAATATGATTTAGAACCTACACA